In Coturnix japonica isolate 7356 chromosome 11, Coturnix japonica 2.1, whole genome shotgun sequence, the sequence CACGCTCACACCGACTCGCGGAGCGCGCTGTGCGCATGCGCGTGCCGTCCAACGTAGGCCCCGCCCGCCCCCTGCAGTACCGGAGGgcgccgccagggggcgccgTGTCGGCCGCGCACAGCCGCAGTCGGGCCGGTCCCGCGggcccccgccgccgccgccgggccgGGTCGGGTCGCTGCGGCTGCGGCCGCCACCGGGCGATGAGATGACAACGACCACCCTGCAGGTACCGGCACCGCCCACCGGCACCGGCCGCCAACCGCCCCGCCGGGCCGCCATGGGTGGGCCCGGACAGGCcgagcggggcggggccgggccgggctcaGGGCGCCGCGTCCCCCCTTAGAAAGCGATCGACCTGGTGACCAAAGCCACCGAGGAGGACAAGGCCAAGAACTACGAGGAGGCGCTGCGGCTGTACCAGCACGGCGTGGAGTACTTCCTGCACGCCATCAAATGTGAGCGGGGACGGGGGGGGCGCGGGGCAACGGGGCAACGGGGCTGACGGCCCGGAATGTCCGTGTAGATGAGGCGCACAGCGACAAGGCCAAGGAGAGCATCAGAGCCAAGTGCAAGCAGTACCTGGACAGGGCCGAGAAGCTGAAGGACTATCTGCGCAGCAAGGAGAAGCAGGGCAAGAGGCCGGTCAAGGAGGCGCAGAACGACACCAAGGGGTGAGTGGGGGCCGCCAACATCCGGCAGGGCCCGGGGTACGGGAGCTGTGACCGCAGCCCTGTGATCTGTGTCCAGCAGCGACAGCGACAGCGAGGGGGAGAACCCGgagaagaagaaactgcaggagcagctgatgGGTGAGGGGCCAAGGGGGCACTGCTGGGATTGTGCCTTGTGCCGTGGGGTCAGCCTGGCTGCGTGGGGTTTGGTGGGGCACAGCCGTGGGCTGCAGCTCTCGTCTCTGCCCCACAGGTGCCATCATGATGGAGAAGCCCAACGTGCGGTGGAGCGACGTGGCCGGGCTGGAGGGAGCCAAGGAGGCCCTGAAGGAAGCCGTGATCCTGCCCATCAAGTTCCCACACTTGTTTACTGGTGAGAGTCACTGGCAGCTCcaaggctgctgctcagccgTGGAGAGGGGCCTCATGTCCCACAGGGggtggcagctgtgctggaggtgtgtgtgcagggaggtgACCCAGAGCAGAAGGGATGCACGTCCCTTCTGTCCCGAGGTCCCTGTGCAGATCCAGTCTGTGCAGTGCAGGACAAGCTGTGACGCTGGGCTCTGTCGCAGGGAAGCGCACGCCCTGGCGAGGGATCCTGCTCTTCGGGCCTCCTGGTACTGGGAAGTCCTACTTGGCCAAGGCTGTGGCCACCGAGGCCAACAACTCCACTTTCTTCTCCGTGTCATCCTCGGACCTGCTGTCAAAGTGGCTGGGAGAGAGCGAGAAGTAAGGTGTCAccagggctgtgggctggcCCAGGgatggctgcccagggggtggCTGCTCTCCACGCACCACATTCCCTTCCTTGGTGCCAGCACAGGGCTCCAGGGTaggcagggcaggaggaagcTGTGGTGTGTAGGGCTCGTGCCCTTCTGCAGTGGGTGGGCAGTGTGGAGCTGTGGGTCCTTGCCTGGGGTCCTGGGCGGGGGCACCCACCCCTTGCCTTTGTGCCCAGGCTAGTGAAGAACCTCTTTGAGCTGGCGAGGCAGCACAAACCCTCCATCATCTTCATCGATGAGGTGGACTCACTGTGCGGCTCCCGAAATGAGAATGAGAGCGAGGCAGCCCGGCGCATCAAGACCGAGTTCCTGGTGCAGATGCAGGGTGAGTGGGGCTTCCCTTGGCCACATGAGCTGCCCAGGGCGTGCAAACCCTTTGGGTAGGGAACATGGGGTGGGTGAAGCAGTGATCCCCTTTGGGGATGGCTCTCAAGTCCCTGCTGTTTCCCTGCACAGGTGTGGGCAACAGCAGTGATGGGATCCTGGTGCTCGGTGCCACCAACATCCCCTGGGTGCTGGACTCAGCCATCAGGAGGAGGTGAGCAGGACATGATCCCTCTGCAGTgccccaaagcacagcactgcactgcactgaatATGGCTGTGAGATTTGGCAGTGTGGGGTCAGCCTGTTGTTGGACACAGCCGCTCACCCATGGCCA encodes:
- the VPS4A gene encoding vacuolar protein sorting-associated protein 4A isoform X1, which translates into the protein MTTTTLQKAIDLVTKATEEDKAKNYEEALRLYQHGVEYFLHAIKYEAHSDKAKESIRAKCKQYLDRAEKLKDYLRSKEKQGKRPVKEAQNDTKGSDSDSEGENPEKKKLQEQLMGAIMMEKPNVRWSDVAGLEGAKEALKEAVILPIKFPHLFTGKRTPWRGILLFGPPGTGKSYLAKAVATEANNSTFFSVSSSDLLSKWLGESEKLVKNLFELARQHKPSIIFIDEVDSLCGSRNENESEAARRIKTEFLVQMQGVGNSSDGILVLGATNIPWVLDSAIRRRFEKRIYIPLPEEAARAQMFKLHLGNTPHSLTEVDIHELARKTDGYSGADISIIVRDALMQPVRKVQSATHFKKVRGPSRTNPSLVVDDLLTPCSPGDVGATEMSWMEVPSDKLMEPIVCMSDMLCSLATTRPTVNTEDLLKVKKFTEDFGQEG
- the VPS4A gene encoding vacuolar protein sorting-associated protein 4A isoform X2 encodes the protein MTTTTLQKAIDLVTKATEEDKAKNYEEALRLYQHGVEYFLHAIKYEAHSDKAKESIRAKCKQYLDRAEKLKDYLRSKEKQGKRPVKEAQNDTKGDSDSEGENPEKKKLQEQLMGAIMMEKPNVRWSDVAGLEGAKEALKEAVILPIKFPHLFTGKRTPWRGILLFGPPGTGKSYLAKAVATEANNSTFFSVSSSDLLSKWLGESEKLVKNLFELARQHKPSIIFIDEVDSLCGSRNENESEAARRIKTEFLVQMQGVGNSSDGILVLGATNIPWVLDSAIRRRFEKRIYIPLPEEAARAQMFKLHLGNTPHSLTEVDIHELARKTDGYSGADISIIVRDALMQPVRKVQSATHFKKVRGPSRTNPSLVVDDLLTPCSPGDVGATEMSWMEVPSDKLMEPIVCMSDMLCSLATTRPTVNTEDLLKVKKFTEDFGQEG